One part of the Streptomyces lydicus genome encodes these proteins:
- a CDS encoding acyl-CoA dehydrogenase family protein, giving the protein MTEYGPRPVDRRLPTEEARDLLTLVRELAEREIRPTAAEEEEAGRFPRETFALLSESGLLSLPYDEEFGGGGQPYEVYLQVLEELAAARLTVGLGVSVHTLACHALAGFGTKEQRAEHLPDMLGGGLLGAYCLSEPSSGSDAASLTTRATRQGDAWSLDGTKAWTTHGGVADFYTVLARTGGSGAHGITAFLVPGDAEGLSAAAPERKMGMKGSPTAQLHFDGVRVPDARRIGDEGQGFAIALSALDSGRLGIAACAIGVAQAALDQALAYTAERQQFGRPIVDFQGLRFMLADMATQIEAGRALYLTAARLRDAGLPFSKEAAMSKLFCTDAAMRVTTDAVQLLGGYGYTVDFPAERYMREAKVLQIVEGTNQIQRMVIARHLAGPETR; this is encoded by the coding sequence ATGACCGAGTACGGCCCCCGGCCGGTGGACCGCAGGCTGCCCACGGAGGAAGCCCGCGACCTGCTGACCCTCGTACGCGAACTCGCCGAGCGCGAGATCAGGCCCACGGCCGCGGAGGAGGAGGAAGCCGGCCGCTTCCCCCGCGAGACCTTCGCCCTGCTGTCGGAATCCGGACTTCTCTCCCTGCCCTATGACGAGGAATTCGGGGGCGGAGGCCAGCCCTACGAGGTCTACCTCCAGGTCCTGGAGGAGCTCGCGGCCGCACGGCTGACGGTCGGCCTCGGCGTCAGCGTGCACACCCTCGCCTGCCACGCCCTCGCCGGCTTCGGCACCAAGGAGCAGCGCGCCGAACACCTCCCCGACATGCTGGGCGGCGGACTGCTCGGCGCCTACTGCCTCTCCGAGCCCTCCTCCGGCTCCGACGCCGCCTCCCTGACCACCCGGGCCACCCGGCAGGGCGACGCCTGGAGCCTGGACGGCACCAAGGCGTGGACCACGCACGGCGGCGTCGCCGACTTCTACACCGTCCTGGCCCGCACCGGCGGCAGCGGCGCCCACGGCATCACCGCCTTCCTGGTGCCCGGCGACGCGGAGGGCCTCAGCGCCGCGGCGCCCGAGCGCAAGATGGGCATGAAGGGCTCTCCGACGGCCCAGCTGCACTTCGACGGCGTACGCGTCCCCGACGCCCGGCGCATCGGAGACGAGGGCCAGGGCTTCGCCATCGCCCTCTCCGCCCTCGACTCCGGACGGCTGGGCATCGCGGCCTGCGCCATCGGCGTCGCCCAGGCGGCGCTGGACCAGGCGCTCGCCTACACCGCCGAGCGGCAGCAGTTCGGCCGGCCGATCGTCGACTTCCAGGGTCTGCGCTTCATGCTCGCCGACATGGCCACCCAGATCGAGGCCGGCCGCGCGCTGTACCTCACCGCCGCCCGGCTGCGGGACGCCGGGCTGCCGTTCTCCAAGGAGGCGGCGATGTCCAAGCTGTTCTGCACGGACGCCGCGATGCGGGTCACCACCGACGCCGTCCAGCTCCTCGGCGGCTACGGCTACACCGTCGACTTCCCCGCCGAGCGCTACATGCGCGAGGCCAAGGTCCTGCAGATCGTCGAGGGCACCAACCAGATCCAGCGGATGGTCATCGCCCGCCACCTCGCGGGCCCGGAGACGCGCTGA
- a CDS encoding glycoside hydrolase family 18 protein, producing the protein MLRPHRMRSPRRVIAAATALCTAALAGTLLAGQASAHPSHPTTAATAAATSAQPAAAGNKVVGYFTNWGVYDRNYHVKNIETSGSAAKLTHINYAFGNVQGGRCAIGDSYADYDKAYTADQSVDGQADTWDNGALRGNFNQLRKLKKLHPNLKVIWSFGGWTWSGGFGEAAKNPAAFAQSCYDLVEDKRWADVFDGIDIDWEYPNACGLTCDTSGKDAFTNVMKALRAKFGQNNLVTAAITADASAGGKIDAADYKGAAQYVDWYNPMTYDYFGAWDAKGPTAPHSPLSSYNGIPKAGFNTTDTIAKLKGLGVPADKLLLGIGFYGRGWSGVTQAAPGGTATGAAPGKYEAGIDDYKVLKSRCPATGKVGGTAYAKCGDQWWSYDTPETIGTKMAFKDAQGLGGTFFWELSGDTTNGELIKAIR; encoded by the coding sequence ATGCTCAGACCGCACCGGATGCGATCACCGCGCAGAGTGATCGCCGCCGCCACCGCGCTGTGTACGGCGGCACTGGCCGGCACCCTGCTCGCCGGACAGGCTTCCGCCCACCCGTCGCACCCCACCACCGCGGCGACGGCCGCCGCGACCTCCGCGCAGCCGGCCGCAGCGGGCAACAAGGTCGTCGGATACTTCACCAACTGGGGTGTCTACGACCGCAATTACCACGTCAAGAACATCGAGACGTCCGGGTCGGCGGCCAAGCTGACGCACATCAACTACGCCTTCGGCAACGTTCAGGGCGGCAGGTGCGCCATCGGGGACTCCTACGCCGACTACGACAAGGCGTACACCGCCGACCAGAGCGTCGACGGCCAGGCGGACACCTGGGACAACGGCGCACTGCGCGGCAACTTCAACCAGCTCAGGAAGCTCAAGAAGCTGCACCCGAACCTCAAGGTGATCTGGTCGTTCGGCGGCTGGACCTGGTCGGGCGGCTTCGGCGAGGCCGCCAAGAACCCGGCCGCCTTCGCCCAGTCCTGCTACGACCTGGTCGAGGACAAGCGCTGGGCCGATGTCTTCGACGGCATCGACATCGACTGGGAATACCCCAACGCCTGCGGCCTGACCTGCGACACCAGCGGCAAGGACGCCTTCACGAACGTCATGAAGGCACTTCGGGCGAAGTTCGGCCAGAACAACCTGGTGACCGCGGCGATCACCGCGGACGCCTCGGCCGGCGGCAAGATCGACGCCGCGGATTACAAGGGCGCTGCCCAGTACGTCGACTGGTACAACCCGATGACGTACGACTACTTCGGCGCCTGGGACGCCAAGGGCCCGACGGCGCCGCACTCCCCGCTGTCGTCGTACAACGGCATCCCGAAGGCCGGCTTCAACACCACCGACACGATCGCCAAGCTCAAGGGCCTGGGCGTGCCGGCGGACAAGCTGCTGCTGGGCATCGGTTTCTACGGCCGCGGCTGGTCGGGCGTCACCCAGGCCGCGCCGGGCGGTACGGCGACCGGCGCGGCGCCGGGCAAGTACGAGGCCGGCATCGACGACTACAAGGTGCTCAAGAGCCGCTGCCCGGCCACCGGCAAGGTGGGCGGCACCGCCTACGCCAAGTGCGGTGACCAGTGGTGGAGTTACGACACCCCGGAGACCATCGGCACGAAGATGGCCTTCAAGGACGCACAGGGCCTGGGCGGCACGTTCTTCTGGGAGCTGAGCGGTGACACCACCAACGGCGAGCTGATCAAGGCGATCAGGTAG